The Bacteroides acidifaciens genome includes a region encoding these proteins:
- a CDS encoding DUF5113 domain-containing protein: protein MSSRFPLYIISVVLFASFFSCTDMVPTKEVRLIDSLNGKAYAFRYRNLDSSYKYAEQAYRQVSLYKSGKAEASNNLGFWAYMNMNFDRAEALHKEVYKLTKNELELLIADIGLMKICQRTAMNKEFYDYRNSALKRMKRIREESDLFADRHEKLRLDYAFTEFFIVSSIYYYYLQQRQEAIASLNQIPEDEALADTNQLLYYHYLKGSASLVEADKPEDRKLREFDHLYYTWRMAVQSNHSYFEGNGLQGLANLMISSNNFDFFLARRGHALDQFDLPIDSLLPLRLAQLALEKFREYDDLYQIAGAYVSIGKYLNTHGRYSEALDTLTKALDCVNRHHMLYYHNETDTLDKLYTFAEGDTTYTGVPWITQENVKTVPEWISRIREQLSVSYAGLGMKYASDYNRNIYLDILNFTRQDKELESRYVSLEAGSRQMTLVLSLVIAGLVLVVILWWFFNKRSKIKNQIDVERLQQILGLCRDITSSIPMNVPLIQQGIDQLFGKGRMRLEIPEDEEGKAALVPMHRLNRDEKALVHVLEPYIIWAVDNEQMVEALSDERMQLEKQRYIYEQHIAGNKRQNLIKKACMAIVNGINPYIDRILNEVHKLTEKGYIDDEKIKKEKYQYIDELVTTINEYNDILALWIKMKQGTLSLNIETFSLDELFELLGKGRRAFEMKKQTLEIEPAAVMVKADRALTLFMINTLAENARKYTPEGGKIKVYAHTTDTYVEISVEDNGRGISEEDVACIIGEKVYDSRVIGIKNAEDPEELKENKGSGFGLMNCKGIIEKYKKTNELFRVCTFDVESELGKGSRFYFRLPLGVRKVVGVLLCLLLPMGMVSCLHGPVQPMSQDGDSIVVATDSTYEDLLDAASDYANAAYFANVDENYGLALQYVDSAMLLLNEHYEKYARPGRSHRYMKLVGTGIPAEVSWWNEMFDSDYHVILDIRNEAAVAFLALKQLDAYSYNNSAFTDLYKLQGEDQTLEAYCRQLERSNTNKTVGIILCFVLLIISLVGYYFLYMRKRLQNRLNLEQVLEINQKVFAASLVRPQEQEYTEALQREESTLKEIPQRIVDEAFGSVNELLTIDRMGIAVYNETTHRLEYASRPGQEMPEMVQLCFDSGEYLVEQYLLAIPLKVEVGGEHQCVGVLFLERREGSEQETDRLLFELVARYVAIVVFNAVVKLATKYRDIESAHEETRRASWEDSMLHVQNMVLDNCLSTIKHETIYYPNKIKQIVGRLNTLSLSEKEEREAVETMTELIEYYKGIFTILSSCASRQLEEVTFRRTVIPVQELFDAAGKYFRKVMKNRTERIELEMEPIEAKVIGDVNQLRFLLENLIDEALTVRQDGVLRLQVRKDDGYIRFLFTDTRREKSVEELNQLFYPNLARMTSGEKGELWGTEYLVCKQIIRDHDEFAGRRGCRINAEPAAGGGFTVYFTVPCR from the coding sequence ATGAGTTCACGCTTTCCTTTATATATAATAAGTGTAGTGCTGTTCGCCTCTTTCTTCTCGTGCACTGATATGGTGCCGACCAAAGAGGTGCGTCTGATTGACTCACTGAACGGGAAAGCATATGCTTTTCGTTACCGGAATCTTGATTCTTCTTATAAATATGCCGAGCAGGCTTATCGTCAAGTAAGCTTATATAAGTCGGGGAAAGCCGAAGCTTCAAATAACCTGGGATTCTGGGCTTACATGAACATGAATTTCGACCGTGCCGAAGCTTTGCACAAAGAGGTGTACAAACTGACCAAGAATGAACTCGAACTCTTGATTGCGGACATCGGGCTGATGAAAATCTGCCAGCGGACGGCAATGAACAAAGAATTTTATGACTACCGGAATAGTGCGCTGAAACGTATGAAGCGTATTCGTGAAGAGAGTGACTTGTTTGCCGACCGGCATGAGAAGCTCCGTCTGGATTATGCTTTCACGGAATTCTTCATTGTTTCTTCCATTTATTACTATTATCTCCAGCAACGGCAGGAAGCGATTGCCTCACTCAATCAGATTCCGGAAGATGAAGCACTGGCGGACACTAATCAGTTGCTCTATTATCATTATCTCAAAGGTTCGGCTTCTTTGGTGGAAGCTGATAAACCGGAGGATAGAAAGCTCCGTGAGTTCGACCATCTTTATTATACCTGGCGGATGGCTGTTCAGAGTAATCATTCTTATTTTGAAGGAAATGGTTTGCAAGGGCTTGCGAACCTGATGATTTCTTCTAATAACTTCGATTTTTTTCTGGCGAGGAGAGGACATGCATTAGACCAGTTTGACTTGCCGATAGATTCGCTTTTACCTTTGCGGCTGGCACAGCTTGCACTTGAAAAGTTCCGTGAATATGATGACTTATATCAGATTGCCGGAGCGTATGTGTCTATCGGCAAATATCTGAATACGCATGGGCGATATTCGGAAGCGCTGGATACATTGACGAAAGCATTGGATTGCGTGAACCGGCATCATATGCTTTATTATCATAACGAAACGGATACATTGGATAAGCTATATACGTTTGCAGAAGGGGATACGACTTATACCGGGGTGCCTTGGATTACGCAGGAGAACGTAAAGACTGTTCCCGAATGGATTTCAAGAATCCGGGAACAACTGAGCGTGTCGTATGCAGGGCTGGGGATGAAGTATGCATCTGACTACAATCGGAATATATATCTGGATATTCTGAACTTTACGCGTCAGGACAAGGAGTTGGAGAGCCGTTATGTTTCATTGGAAGCCGGTTCGCGGCAGATGACGCTTGTACTTTCTTTGGTGATTGCCGGATTGGTGCTGGTGGTTATTCTTTGGTGGTTCTTCAATAAGCGTTCCAAGATAAAGAATCAGATTGACGTAGAACGCCTGCAACAGATTCTCGGGCTTTGCCGCGATATTACTTCTTCTATTCCGATGAATGTTCCGTTGATTCAACAAGGGATAGACCAGTTGTTCGGGAAAGGCAGGATGAGACTGGAGATTCCTGAAGACGAAGAGGGGAAAGCGGCGCTTGTCCCTATGCATCGGCTGAATCGGGATGAAAAGGCTTTGGTGCATGTGTTGGAGCCTTATATTATTTGGGCAGTTGACAACGAGCAGATGGTGGAAGCATTGAGCGACGAACGGATGCAGTTGGAAAAGCAGCGGTATATCTACGAACAGCATATTGCGGGAAATAAGCGTCAGAATCTGATAAAGAAAGCTTGTATGGCTATTGTAAATGGCATCAATCCTTATATCGACCGTATTTTGAATGAAGTGCATAAACTTACGGAAAAAGGATATATTGATGATGAAAAGATAAAGAAAGAGAAGTATCAGTATATTGACGAACTGGTAACTACGATTAATGAATATAACGATATTCTGGCTCTGTGGATTAAGATGAAGCAAGGAACGTTGAGCCTGAATATTGAAACGTTCAGTCTTGACGAGTTGTTTGAACTGCTGGGGAAAGGACGGCGTGCCTTTGAAATGAAAAAGCAGACGTTGGAGATTGAACCGGCTGCCGTCATGGTGAAAGCAGACCGGGCGTTGACTTTGTTTATGATTAATACGCTGGCGGAGAATGCCCGTAAGTATACTCCGGAAGGAGGAAAGATTAAAGTTTATGCACATACTACGGATACATATGTCGAGATTTCCGTGGAAGATAACGGAAGGGGCATTTCGGAAGAAGATGTGGCGTGTATCATTGGTGAGAAAGTATATGATTCGCGTGTGATTGGAATAAAGAATGCGGAAGACCCTGAAGAATTGAAAGAAAACAAAGGCAGTGGTTTCGGGTTGATGAACTGTAAGGGAATCATTGAGAAATATAAGAAAACGAATGAACTGTTCCGGGTGTGCACCTTTGATGTGGAAAGTGAATTGGGGAAGGGAAGCCGTTTTTATTTCCGTTTGCCTTTGGGGGTACGTAAGGTGGTTGGTGTTTTGCTTTGCCTGTTGCTTCCTATGGGAATGGTATCCTGTCTGCATGGGCCGGTTCAGCCCATGTCGCAGGATGGAGATTCGATAGTGGTAGCCACTGATTCTACTTATGAGGATTTGTTGGATGCTGCCTCGGACTATGCCAATGCGGCGTATTTTGCCAATGTGGATGAAAATTACGGGCTTGCTTTACAATATGTGGACTCTGCCATGTTGTTGCTGAATGAGCATTATGAGAAATATGCGCGTCCTGGACGTTCGCATCGCTATATGAAACTCGTTGGTACGGGAATACCGGCTGAAGTCAGTTGGTGGAACGAAATGTTTGATTCGGATTATCATGTGATTCTAGATATAAGAAATGAAGCGGCGGTTGCCTTTCTGGCTTTGAAACAATTGGATGCATACAGTTATAATAATTCGGCTTTTACGGATTTATATAAGTTGCAGGGAGAAGACCAGACGCTGGAAGCATATTGCAGGCAGTTGGAGCGTTCGAATACCAATAAGACGGTAGGGATTATCCTATGTTTTGTCTTGTTGATTATTTCTTTGGTCGGGTATTATTTTCTGTATATGCGGAAGCGTTTGCAGAACCGGTTGAATCTTGAACAGGTGCTTGAAATTAATCAGAAAGTATTCGCGGCATCTTTAGTCAGGCCGCAGGAACAGGAGTATACGGAAGCGTTGCAACGGGAGGAAAGTACGCTCAAAGAAATTCCGCAGCGTATCGTGGATGAAGCGTTCGGTTCTGTGAATGAATTGCTGACGATTGACCGGATGGGAATCGCAGTATACAATGAAACGACGCATCGGTTGGAATATGCTTCGCGTCCCGGGCAGGAAATGCCGGAAATGGTACAACTGTGTTTTGATTCCGGTGAGTATCTCGTTGAACAATATCTTTTGGCTATCCCATTGAAAGTGGAAGTTGGAGGGGAACATCAATGTGTCGGCGTATTGTTTCTGGAGCGCCGGGAAGGTTCGGAACAGGAAACTGACCGTTTGCTCTTTGAGCTGGTTGCGCGTTATGTGGCTATTGTGGTATTTAACGCGGTAGTGAAACTGGCTACGAAATACAGGGATATTGAGTCGGCACACGAAGAGACGCGTCGGGCTTCCTGGGAAGATAGTATGTTGCATGTGCAGAATATGGTGCTTGACAACTGTCTGTCTACGATTAAACATGAAACGATTTATTATCCGAATAAAATCAAGCAGATTGTAGGACGACTGAATACGCTGAGTCTTTCAGAAAAGGAAGAGCGCGAAGCAGTGGAGACTATGACCGAACTGATTGAATATTATAAGGGCATATTTACTATCTTGAGTTCGTGCGCTTCCCGTCAGTTGGAAGAGGTTACTTTCCGGCGTACGGTGATTCCGGTGCAGGAACTTTTTGATGCTGCCGGGAAATATTTCAGGAAGGTAATGAAGAACCGGACGGAGAGGATAGAACTGGAGATGGAACCGATAGAAGCGAAGGTGATAGGAGACGTGAACCAGTTGCGTTTTCTATTAGAAAATCTGATTGACGAAGCGTTGACGGTTCGTCAAGATGGCGTATTGCGTTTGCAGGTTCGCAAGGATGATGGATATATTCGTTTCCTCTTTACGGATACGAGACGTGAAAAGAGTGTAGAGGAATTGAATCAGTTGTTCTACCCGAATTTGGCACGCATGACTTCCGGTGAGAAAGGGGAATTGTGGGGTACGGAATATTTGGTATGCAAGCAGATTATCCGTGACCATGACGAATTTGCGGGACGCAGAGGATGCCGTATTAATGCCGAGCCTGCTGCGGGTGGAGGATTTACGGTTTATTTCACTGTTCCGTGCAGATAA
- a CDS encoding DUF5932 domain-containing protein → MEEQKFKVIIVEDVKLELKGTEEIFRHEIPNAEVIGTAMTESEFWPLMEAQLPDLVLLDLGLGGSTTIGVDICRNIFKRYKDVHVLIFTGEILNEKLWVDVLNAGADGIILKTGELLTKTDVQAVMDGKKLVFNYPILEKIVERFKKSVANDAKRQEAVISYDIDEYDERFLRHLALGYTKEMIANLKGMPFGVKSLEKRQNDLIGRLFPNGERVGVNATRLAVRALELRIIDLDNLEADEE, encoded by the coding sequence ATGGAAGAACAGAAGTTTAAAGTTATTATTGTAGAGGATGTAAAACTGGAGTTGAAAGGTACGGAAGAGATATTCCGTCACGAAATACCGAATGCGGAAGTGATCGGCACTGCCATGACCGAGAGTGAATTTTGGCCGTTGATGGAGGCACAGCTTCCTGACTTGGTATTGCTGGATTTGGGACTGGGTGGTTCTACTACTATCGGGGTGGATATTTGCCGGAATATATTCAAACGTTATAAGGATGTCCACGTACTGATTTTCACTGGTGAAATATTGAATGAAAAGTTATGGGTGGATGTACTGAATGCCGGTGCCGACGGAATTATCCTCAAGACGGGAGAATTACTGACCAAAACAGATGTACAGGCTGTGATGGACGGTAAGAAACTGGTTTTCAACTATCCGATTTTGGAAAAGATTGTAGAGCGTTTCAAAAAGTCAGTTGCCAATGATGCGAAGCGTCAGGAAGCGGTAATCAGCTATGATATCGACGAATATGACGAGCGTTTTCTCCGCCATCTGGCATTGGGATACACGAAAGAGATGATTGCGAACCTGAAAGGTATGCCTTTTGGTGTGAAATCATTGGAAAAAAGGCAAAACGACCTTATCGGACGTCTCTTTCCAAATGGAGAAAGAGTAGGAGTGAATGCTACCCGATTGGCTGTTCGTGCTTTGGAATTGCGCATTATTGATTTGGATAATTTGGAAGCCGACGAGGAATAG
- a CDS encoding tetratricopeptide repeat protein, translating to MKKFIFLFAFCITVTNLFAQTDPIQIKKEGNDAFNAKNYPVAYAKFSEYLKQTNNQDSATAYYCGMAADEIKKYAEAVTYFDIAIEKKFNIGNAYARKAAALDALKKTDEYVATLEEGLKVDPNNKVMIKNYGLHFLKAGLAAQKAGKAEEAEENFKKVIPLNHKSYKTNALYSLGVLCYNDGANILKKAAPLANSDADKYAAEKEKADARFKEAVDYLEEAAKVSPENENVKKMLPQVKAAMK from the coding sequence ATGAAGAAATTTATTTTTTTATTTGCATTTTGTATTACTGTAACTAACCTTTTTGCGCAAACCGATCCTATTCAAATTAAGAAAGAAGGAAATGATGCATTTAATGCAAAGAATTATCCCGTAGCGTATGCCAAATTCAGTGAATATTTGAAGCAGACTAATAATCAAGATTCAGCAACGGCTTATTATTGTGGTATGGCTGCTGATGAAATAAAGAAGTATGCTGAAGCGGTTACATATTTTGATATAGCCATCGAAAAGAAGTTCAATATAGGAAACGCATATGCTCGTAAGGCGGCGGCTTTAGATGCATTGAAGAAGACTGATGAATATGTAGCTACATTGGAAGAAGGATTGAAAGTTGATCCGAACAATAAGGTAATGATAAAGAATTATGGCCTTCATTTCTTGAAAGCAGGACTTGCTGCCCAGAAAGCAGGTAAGGCTGAGGAAGCAGAAGAGAACTTTAAAAAAGTAATCCCTTTGAATCATAAGTCTTATAAGACGAATGCTCTTTACAGCTTGGGAGTTCTTTGCTACAATGACGGAGCTAATATTTTGAAAAAGGCCGCTCCTTTGGCAAATTCGGATGCTGATAAATATGCAGCAGAAAAAGAAAAAGCTGATGCCAGATTTAAAGAAGCAGTAGATTATTTGGAAGAAGCTGCCAAAGTATCACCGGAAAACGAAAACGTGAAGAAAATGCTTCCGCAAGTGAAAGCTGCCATGAAGTAA
- a CDS encoding DUF2461 domain-containing protein has protein sequence MIKMNIPVIFQFLKDLSANNNREWFNEHKAEYEVARAEFDNFLATVIARISLFDETVRGIQPKDCTYRIYRDTRFSTDKTPYKIHFGGYINAKGKKSDHCGYYVHLQPDGSMLAGGSLCLPSNILKAVRQSIYDNIEEFVSIVEDPEFKKYFPVIGEDFLKTAPKGFPKDFKYIDYLKCKEYVCSYNVPDNFFTQPDVLEQIDKVFRQFKRFADFINYTIDDFE, from the coding sequence ATGATAAAGATGAACATACCCGTTATCTTTCAGTTTTTAAAAGATCTTTCCGCGAACAATAATCGTGAGTGGTTTAATGAGCATAAGGCAGAATATGAGGTAGCCCGTGCTGAGTTCGACAATTTTTTGGCAACAGTGATTGCGCGTATTTCTCTGTTTGATGAAACAGTCCGGGGAATCCAACCCAAAGACTGTACCTATCGTATTTACCGGGATACCCGTTTCTCTACGGATAAAACACCCTATAAGATACATTTCGGCGGTTATATCAATGCGAAGGGCAAGAAGTCCGACCATTGCGGATACTATGTGCATCTGCAACCGGACGGTTCGATGCTTGCCGGAGGAAGCCTCTGTTTGCCTTCCAATATATTGAAAGCTGTCCGCCAATCTATTTATGATAATATCGAGGAGTTTGTTTCCATTGTAGAAGACCCGGAATTTAAGAAATATTTTCCAGTGATTGGAGAAGACTTCCTGAAAACAGCTCCTAAAGGTTTCCCGAAGGATTTCAAGTACATTGATTATCTGAAATGCAAGGAATATGTCTGTTCCTATAATGTCCCCGATAACTTCTTTACCCAACCGGATGTATTGGAGCAGATAGATAAGGTGTTCCGCCAATTCAAGCGGTTTGCTGATTTTATTAATTACACGATTGATGATTTTGAATAA
- a CDS encoding aminodeoxychorismate synthase component I produces MHLYTKKQAVKQMNELGVSRRPFIFIINYLQDASYVEDVSSVDSAELLYNLNGFTNQPVSDKSYEDSFPNNKEKHIRWKSLPESFDAYRHSFHIVQRNIFAGNSFLTNLTCRTPIETNLTLKDIYSRSKATYKLWLKDSFTVFSPEIFVRIHQGRICSFPMKGTIDASIPDAAQFLINDPKEAAEHATIVDLIRNDLSMVANQVSVSRYRYIDTLRTNQGSILQTSSEIQGTLPNDYQAHLGDIIFKLLPAGSITGAPKKKTMQIIQEAETYDRGFYTGIMGYFDGENLDSAVMIRFVEQEGEKMYFKSGGGITCQSDAESEYNEMKQKVYVPIY; encoded by the coding sequence ATGCATTTATATACCAAGAAACAGGCTGTCAAGCAGATGAATGAGCTGGGAGTATCTCGTCGCCCTTTTATCTTTATTATAAATTACCTACAAGACGCTTCTTACGTAGAAGATGTTTCGTCCGTAGATTCTGCAGAATTGCTTTATAATCTGAATGGATTTACCAATCAACCGGTATCAGATAAAAGCTATGAGGATTCTTTTCCCAATAATAAGGAAAAACATATTCGTTGGAAATCGTTGCCCGAATCTTTTGACGCTTATAGGCATTCATTTCATATCGTTCAAAGAAATATTTTTGCAGGAAACAGCTTTCTCACAAACTTGACTTGTCGCACTCCGATAGAAACCAACCTCACTCTGAAAGATATTTATTCCCGTTCGAAAGCTACCTATAAGTTATGGTTAAAAGATTCGTTTACGGTATTTTCTCCTGAAATATTTGTCAGAATCCATCAAGGAAGAATTTGCTCTTTCCCAATGAAAGGAACTATCGACGCTTCAATTCCTGATGCCGCCCAATTCCTGATAAATGATCCGAAAGAAGCGGCAGAACATGCCACTATTGTAGACTTGATACGGAATGATCTAAGCATGGTTGCCAATCAAGTATCAGTATCCCGCTACCGATATATTGATACTTTACGGACTAACCAAGGCTCTATCCTTCAGACAAGTTCGGAAATTCAGGGAACTCTGCCGAATGATTATCAGGCGCACTTAGGTGATATTATTTTTAAGTTATTGCCCGCAGGGTCTATAACAGGGGCTCCGAAGAAAAAAACAATGCAGATAATTCAGGAAGCAGAAACCTATGACAGGGGATTTTATACAGGCATTATGGGATATTTTGACGGTGAAAATCTGGATAGTGCTGTTATGATACGTTTCGTAGAGCAGGAAGGGGAAAAGATGTATTTCAAAAGCGGCGGTGGAATTACCTGCCAAAGTGATGCGGAAAGCGAATATAATGAAATGAAACAAAAAGTATATGTGCCTATTTATTGA
- a CDS encoding AbgT family transporter, with amino-acid sequence MKTKWRMPHPATMFMLLTMAVVFLSWICDIYGLKVTLPQTGEDIRVQSLLSPEGIRWWLRNAIKNFTGFAPLGMVIIAMFGLGVAQHSGFIDACIRMGVGNRKEKRKIILWVIVLGLLSNAIGDGGYIILLPIAAMLFQWVGLHPIAGIVTAYVSVACGYSANIVLSTMDPLLAHTTQEAALAQTGYQGNTEPLCNYFFMSASTIVITAIVYWVTQKWLLPRLGKYEGSVKVEAYRPLSRKERRAIMISIIIAAIYVALVLWLTFSSYGILRGVNGGLMHSPFIAGILFLLSLGAGITGMAYGFSSGRYRTDNDVIEGLTQPMKLLGVYFVIAFFAAQMFACFEYSHLDKCLAIMGAELLSSFEPAPLVALVLFILFTAFINLIMVSATSKWAFMSFIFIPMFSQMGISPDVAQCAFRIGDSSTNAITPFLFYMPLVLTYMRQYDKQITYGTLLKYTWRYSLAILFAWTLLFIVWYLLKIPVGL; translated from the coding sequence ATGAAGACAAAATGGCGCATGCCCCATCCTGCAACGATGTTCATGCTACTGACAATGGCAGTGGTCTTTCTTTCATGGATATGTGATATCTATGGATTGAAGGTGACATTGCCACAGACCGGTGAAGATATTCGTGTACAAAGCCTGCTGAGTCCGGAAGGAATCCGCTGGTGGTTGAGGAACGCTATCAAGAACTTTACAGGGTTTGCTCCGTTGGGCATGGTGATTATTGCCATGTTCGGATTGGGAGTTGCCCAACACTCCGGTTTTATTGATGCATGTATCCGTATGGGGGTGGGCAACCGCAAGGAGAAGAGGAAAATTATCTTGTGGGTGATTGTTCTAGGATTATTGTCGAATGCTATTGGTGACGGTGGATATATTATCTTATTGCCTATTGCCGCTATGCTGTTTCAGTGGGTGGGACTTCATCCGATTGCGGGGATTGTGACGGCTTATGTCTCCGTTGCCTGCGGGTATAGTGCCAATATTGTGTTGAGTACGATGGACCCGTTGCTGGCTCATACCACACAGGAGGCAGCGTTGGCACAAACGGGCTATCAGGGGAATACGGAACCTCTTTGCAATTACTTCTTCATGAGTGCTTCTACGATAGTAATTACTGCCATTGTTTACTGGGTGACTCAAAAATGGCTTCTTCCCAGATTGGGTAAATATGAAGGAAGTGTGAAGGTGGAAGCCTATCGTCCCCTGTCCCGTAAAGAGAGACGTGCCATTATGATTTCTATCATCATAGCGGCTATTTATGTAGCTCTTGTTTTATGGCTTACTTTTTCCTCTTACGGAATTCTGCGGGGTGTGAATGGAGGTTTGATGCATTCGCCGTTCATTGCCGGTATTTTGTTTCTTCTCTCTTTGGGAGCAGGTATCACGGGTATGGCGTATGGTTTCAGTTCTGGTCGCTATCGCACAGACAATGATGTGATTGAAGGGTTGACGCAGCCCATGAAACTTCTAGGCGTCTATTTCGTAATTGCTTTCTTTGCCGCTCAAATGTTCGCCTGTTTCGAGTATTCTCATTTGGACAAATGTCTTGCCATAATGGGTGCTGAGTTGCTTTCTTCCTTTGAACCGGCTCCATTGGTAGCTTTGGTCCTATTTATCCTGTTTACGGCATTTATCAATCTGATTATGGTATCTGCCACTTCCAAATGGGCTTTCATGTCTTTCATCTTTATTCCGATGTTTTCGCAGATGGGAATCTCGCCGGACGTAGCACAATGTGCTTTCCGTATTGGAGATAGCTCGACAAATGCCATTACTCCTTTCTTATTTTATATGCCTTTGGTGCTGACTTATATGCGGCAGTATGATAAGCAGATTACGTATGGCACATTACTTAAATATACCTGGAGATATTCATTGGCTATCTTGTTTGCCTGGACGTTACTGTTTATCGTTTGGTATTTGCTGAAAATACCGGTGGGTTTATAA
- a CDS encoding YhcH/YjgK/YiaL family protein, producing the protein MVVDTLENLEKYASLNPLFAQAIEFLKSHDLQAMEIGKTELKGKDLLVNIAQTKPKTREEAKLETHNEFIDIQIPLSGTEIMGYTAAKDCVPADAPYNVEKDITFFEGLAETYVAVKPGMFAIFFPQDGHAPGITPDGVKKVIVKVKA; encoded by the coding sequence ATGGTAGTAGATACTTTAGAAAATCTGGAGAAATATGCGTCTTTAAATCCTTTATTTGCACAGGCTATTGAATTTCTGAAATCTCATGACCTTCAAGCCATGGAAATCGGTAAGACAGAATTGAAAGGAAAAGATCTGCTGGTGAATATTGCACAAACCAAGCCAAAGACCAGAGAAGAAGCCAAATTGGAAACACATAATGAGTTTATAGATATTCAGATTCCATTGTCAGGAACAGAAATTATGGGTTATACTGCTGCTAAGGACTGTGTTCCCGCAGATGCTCCTTATAATGTGGAAAAGGATATTACTTTTTTTGAAGGATTAGCCGAAACTTACGTTGCCGTGAAACCGGGAATGTTTGCTATCTTCTTTCCTCAGGACGGACATGCTCCCGGCATTACCCCGGATGGTGTGAAGAAAGTAATCGTAAAAGTAAAAGCATAA
- a CDS encoding aminotransferase class IV family protein has protein sequence MCLFIETIRIEDGKVYNLDYHIERFDRTRATFWKGSAPIDLRTLVSPQSLEGIYKCRVVYGREIEEITYVPYQMRDVSSLRLVVADSVDYTYKSTNRENLNALYAQRKMADDVLIVKDGCLTDTSIANVALYDGKMWCTPFRPLLRGTKRAELLDKKIIVEKDIPQAHLGEYSKIMLFNAMIDWGRIILPVDDKHLIL, from the coding sequence ATGTGCCTATTTATTGAAACCATCCGGATAGAGGATGGAAAGGTTTATAATCTTGACTATCATATAGAACGTTTTGATAGAACGCGTGCGACCTTTTGGAAAGGCAGCGCTCCAATTGATTTGCGGACGTTAGTTTCTCCGCAATCGTTGGAAGGAATATACAAATGCAGAGTTGTATATGGCAGAGAAATAGAAGAAATCACCTATGTGCCTTATCAGATGCGGGACGTTTCTTCTTTGCGCTTGGTGGTAGCTGACTCTGTCGACTATACGTATAAAAGCACGAACCGGGAAAATTTGAATGCCTTGTATGCCCAAAGGAAAATGGCGGATGATGTTTTAATAGTGAAAGACGGTTGTTTGACAGACACCTCTATTGCTAACGTGGCGCTCTATGACGGGAAGATGTGGTGCACTCCTTTTCGCCCGTTGCTTCGGGGAACAAAACGCGCCGAGCTGTTGGACAAGAAGATTATTGTAGAGAAAGATATTCCACAGGCACATTTGGGAGAATATTCTAAAATCATGTTATTCAATGCAATGATTGACTGGGGACGTATCATACTGCCTGTTGATGATAAACATTTAATTCTATAA